From the Desulfosarcina sp. BuS5 genome, one window contains:
- a CDS encoding GntR family transcriptional regulator: MKQTTFSKPRSLVDQIKHDLCGAIEKGDLLPGQQLKEVELQKWFGVSRAPIREALRLLQGDGLIIMDDYKKRCVRRITKKDIEEIFPVMACLEGLAAGCAASKITTEQIGKLNEINLKMVAAHKEEKYKLCTRLNYEFHSLIIKVVDNHAMNRAMRSLTKGSIWLWITNCYYERDNSTLLSISEHNSIITALRERNTKKADQEARNHINQAYQRSLQFAIFDNEGDYVLPILSKDKEVIK; encoded by the coding sequence ATGAAACAGACTACTTTTTCAAAGCCTAGATCCCTTGTTGACCAGATCAAACACGACCTTTGTGGTGCTATTGAAAAAGGCGACCTGTTGCCCGGCCAGCAATTAAAAGAGGTTGAACTGCAAAAATGGTTCGGGGTCAGCAGGGCCCCGATAAGAGAGGCTCTGCGCCTTCTTCAGGGCGATGGTCTAATCATAATGGATGATTATAAAAAACGATGCGTCAGAAGAATCACAAAAAAGGATATTGAAGAAATTTTCCCTGTCATGGCATGTCTTGAAGGGCTGGCAGCAGGTTGCGCCGCATCAAAAATCACAACGGAACAGATCGGTAAGTTAAACGAGATAAACTTAAAAATGGTGGCTGCCCATAAAGAAGAAAAATATAAATTATGTACCAGGCTCAATTATGAATTTCACAGCCTGATTATTAAAGTAGTCGACAACCATGCGATGAACCGGGCGATGAGGTCATTGACAAAAGGCTCAATATGGCTTTGGATCACTAATTGTTATTATGAAAGAGATAATTCAACCCTTCTGTCAATTTCAGAACATAACAGCATCATAACGGCCCTGAGAGAGAGAAACACCAAAAAAGCGGATCAGGAGGCACGCAACCATATAAATCAAGCTTATCAACGATCACTGCAATTTGCTATATTTGATAATGAAGGTGATTATGTTTTGCCAATCCTTTCAAAGGATAAAGAAGTAATCAAATAA
- a CDS encoding CoA transferase, with the protein MGYAFLKNVSVLDCSILIPGHYCAMILAEIGAEVIKVERTVTGDGMRDVIPGCFDYLNGNKRFITLNLKHEKGIGLFTKIAEKVGDFLSII; encoded by the coding sequence ATGGGGTATGCATTTTTGAAGAATGTTAGTGTTTTAGATTGTTCCATACTTATTCCGGGACATTACTGCGCCATGATACTGGCAGAAATAGGGGCGGAAGTAATCAAAGTAGAACGGACCGTAACGGGAGATGGGATGAGGGATGTCATACCGGGCTGTTTCGACTATCTCAACGGTAACAAGAGGTTTATAACTCTTAATCTCAAGCATGAAAAAGGGATAGGGCTATTCACGAAAATTGCGGAGAAAGTCGGAGATTTCCTGTCGATAATTTAA
- a CDS encoding acyl-CoA dehydrogenase family protein — MDFKLTQEERILRDSLKDFLKKEIAPLAEEYEFEQKNFTKKIFKKLDTFGYASALIPEDNGGLGLGFISYSIMVEQLAKVWGALRSMVTSSGLATRLISRIGTKEQRDKFLPRLLSMDEIACFALTEPNAGSDAGAIETEAVRDGDSYILNGTKTLITGGSIADLLCVYATVGPAKKNKGVTAFLVKKNESEFRTSDIRKMGNRSCPLSEIVLKDCRVPVKNRLGEEGEGLKIALGGLNVGRVTVTFGVIGVAQAALEAAIRYAKTRHQFGKPIGSFQLVQELIVDMALKVDTARILGYRVATMLDEGAECRREASFAKLYATEAAVDVTSSAIQVHGGYGYTEEYPVERYYRDVRHLTMAEGTTQIQKLIIGRDILKLSAIR, encoded by the coding sequence ATGGATTTTAAGCTTACCCAGGAAGAGAGGATATTAAGGGATTCATTAAAAGATTTTCTCAAAAAAGAGATCGCTCCTCTTGCGGAAGAATACGAATTTGAACAAAAAAATTTTACAAAAAAAATCTTCAAAAAGCTTGATACCTTCGGCTACGCATCTGCGCTGATTCCCGAAGATAATGGCGGTCTCGGGCTCGGATTTATCAGCTATTCGATTATGGTGGAACAGCTTGCAAAGGTATGGGGGGCGCTCAGATCAATGGTTACCTCAAGCGGGTTGGCAACAAGACTGATTTCAAGAATAGGGACTAAAGAGCAGAGAGATAAATTCCTGCCTCGTTTATTAAGCATGGACGAGATCGCCTGTTTTGCATTAACGGAACCGAATGCCGGATCCGATGCCGGCGCCATAGAGACGGAAGCAGTACGTGACGGCGATTCCTATATATTGAACGGAACCAAAACCCTTATTACCGGCGGAAGCATAGCGGATCTATTATGTGTGTACGCAACAGTGGGCCCCGCAAAAAAAAACAAGGGGGTTACAGCATTTCTTGTAAAAAAAAATGAGTCGGAATTCCGAACCAGCGATATCCGCAAAATGGGAAACCGTTCATGCCCTCTTTCGGAAATAGTATTAAAAGACTGCCGGGTTCCAGTGAAAAATCGACTTGGTGAGGAAGGCGAAGGCCTCAAAATTGCTCTCGGCGGACTGAATGTGGGGAGGGTAACGGTAACATTCGGGGTAATAGGCGTTGCCCAGGCCGCTCTTGAAGCAGCAATCAGATATGCCAAAACACGGCATCAGTTCGGGAAACCGATCGGGAGTTTTCAACTGGTTCAGGAACTGATCGTGGATATGGCTTTAAAGGTCGATACCGCCAGAATACTCGGCTATCGTGTGGCAACAATGCTCGATGAAGGGGCCGAGTGCCGACGGGAAGCGTCATTTGCAAAACTTTATGCAACCGAGGCGGCCGTTGACGTAACTTCCAGTGCCATCCAGGTACACGGAGGATATGGGTACACGGAAGAATATCCTGTTGAAAGATATTATCGCGATGTCAGACATCTTACAATGGCCGAAGGAACCACCCAGATACAGAAATTAATCATCGGACGGGATATTTTGAAGCTGTCAGCCATCAGATAA
- the menB gene encoding 1,4-dihydroxy-2-naphthoyl-CoA synthase yields the protein MDFSEIIYQKKDGVAKVIINRPDRYNAFTSLTLVEMFHAFRDAWADKSIGVVVLTGTGNKAFCTGGDQKTKDDSGYGKGEAKFDLLDAHGQLIEVIRAIPKPVIAMVNGFAIGGGNVLQVVCDLTIASDNAKFGQAGPKVGSFDAGFGTVFLARLVGERKAREIWYLCRQYTAQEALEMGLVNKVVPQAELEQEVETWCREILQKAPTSISYIKASFNADTDHINGLNAMSKHAVNLFYTTDEAHEGVQAFLEKRPPEFSKFRG from the coding sequence ATGGATTTTAGTGAAATCATTTATCAAAAAAAAGACGGGGTAGCAAAAGTAATTATTAACAGACCTGACAGGTACAATGCCTTTACATCACTGACCCTTGTGGAGATGTTTCACGCTTTTCGGGATGCATGGGCGGATAAAAGCATAGGAGTTGTTGTTCTGACCGGGACCGGCAATAAAGCATTCTGCACCGGGGGAGATCAGAAAACCAAAGATGATTCCGGATACGGAAAAGGTGAAGCAAAATTCGATCTCCTTGATGCCCACGGGCAGTTAATCGAGGTAATCCGGGCTATCCCAAAACCTGTAATTGCCATGGTAAACGGTTTTGCCATAGGCGGAGGGAACGTCCTGCAGGTGGTCTGTGATTTAACCATTGCCTCTGATAACGCTAAATTCGGCCAGGCCGGTCCAAAGGTCGGAAGCTTTGACGCAGGTTTCGGAACCGTCTTTCTTGCAAGACTGGTAGGGGAAAGAAAAGCCCGTGAAATCTGGTATCTCTGCCGTCAATATACAGCGCAGGAAGCTCTTGAGATGGGTCTGGTCAACAAGGTTGTACCCCAGGCGGAACTCGAGCAGGAGGTGGAAACCTGGTGCCGGGAAATTCTTCAAAAAGCGCCTACTTCCATATCATATATTAAAGCTTCGTTTAATGCCGATACCGATCATATCAACGGATTGAATGCAATGTCCAAACACGCGGTAAATCTTTTTTATACAACCGATGAAGCACACGAAGGTGTTCAGGCTTTCCTGGAAAAGAGACCGCCCGAATTCAGCAAATTTCGGGGATAG
- a CDS encoding SDR family NAD(P)-dependent oxidoreductase, producing MDLGLAGKTVIVTGGGSNIGRSICHNFAKEKVKLVIAELDDTQGGKVEEEIKNLGAEALFVKTDVSDHLQVEDMVKKGIDQFGQVDILINNVGWNVDQLFLEETREKWKKIVAINFWGPLNCTRAVLDHMVERKKGVIVNIGSDAGRMGEFREAVYGACKGGTIAFTKAIAREVGKFGIRVNVVCPGLTIPESEDHIGKDSLWAGDMMKIFTPEAQARAAKAYPLRKLGKPDEIAQTVLFMASNCAGHITGQTLSVSGGYTMM from the coding sequence ATGGATTTAGGATTAGCAGGCAAAACAGTTATCGTCACAGGCGGCGGTTCCAATATCGGTCGTTCCATTTGTCATAATTTTGCCAAAGAAAAAGTGAAACTGGTCATTGCAGAACTTGATGATACTCAAGGCGGAAAAGTTGAAGAAGAAATAAAAAATTTAGGAGCAGAAGCACTTTTTGTCAAGACTGATGTTTCCGACCATCTCCAGGTTGAAGATATGGTCAAAAAGGGAATAGACCAATTCGGCCAAGTTGATATACTTATCAACAATGTTGGCTGGAACGTGGATCAGCTCTTTCTGGAAGAGACCAGGGAAAAATGGAAAAAAATAGTGGCCATCAACTTCTGGGGGCCATTAAACTGCACCAGGGCGGTTCTTGATCATATGGTGGAACGTAAAAAGGGCGTAATTGTAAATATAGGATCCGACGCCGGTAGAATGGGCGAATTCAGGGAAGCTGTCTATGGCGCATGTAAAGGCGGCACAATCGCATTTACCAAGGCTATAGCCAGGGAAGTCGGCAAATTCGGTATCCGGGTAAATGTAGTCTGCCCGGGACTTACTATTCCGGAAAGTGAAGACCATATCGGCAAGGATAGTCTCTGGGCCGGCGATATGATGAAAATATTTACACCCGAGGCGCAGGCCAGGGCGGCCAAAGCCTATCCCTTGCGCAAGCTGGGCAAACCCGATGAAATTGCTCAAACCGTTCTTTTTATGGCATCAAACTGTGCCGGTCATATCACCGGTCAGACACTCAGCGTAAGCGGCGGATATACAATGATGTAG
- the acd gene encoding glutaryl-CoA dehydrogenase Acd: MDFRLSKELEMLRDAVRDFADKKIAPYADEWDNNNYLPHEEVLKPMGELGFFGAVIPEEYGGEDMGWMAAVIITEEIARVSASIRIQVNMQSIGSAYTICTYGTEELKKKYVPKLVKAEYLGGFAITEPDAGSDVMSMQLTADDCGDHWLLNGSKTWISNANCADLLVCYAYTDRSKKSKGLSCFLIEPKNFAGITTSSLGKLGVHSSPTGEIFFNNAKVPKENILGQPGDGAKIVFSSLNQTRISAAAGSIGAARGCYELAVKYCKERKQFGREIGKFQMTQDLIAQMSAEIEAARLLVYMAADRKDKGHLNNGLDVAQAKYLAAEVALKCSHTAMKIMGAYGYSTEYPLARFYRDIPSLFIVEGSANICKQIIAMDQLGYRKANR, from the coding sequence ATGGATTTCAGACTGTCAAAAGAGCTTGAAATGTTAAGAGATGCAGTGCGTGATTTTGCTGATAAAAAGATAGCCCCCTATGCTGATGAATGGGATAACAATAATTACCTGCCCCATGAGGAAGTACTCAAACCGATGGGAGAGCTTGGTTTTTTCGGCGCCGTTATACCTGAGGAATACGGTGGTGAGGATATGGGCTGGATGGCGGCCGTTATTATCACCGAAGAGATTGCGCGCGTCTCCGCTTCAATCAGGATCCAGGTAAATATGCAGTCGATCGGTTCGGCTTACACTATCTGCACCTACGGCACGGAAGAGCTGAAAAAAAAATATGTTCCCAAACTGGTTAAAGCGGAATATCTGGGAGGTTTTGCCATCACGGAACCTGATGCAGGTTCGGATGTAATGTCGATGCAGTTGACGGCGGATGATTGTGGCGACCATTGGCTGCTGAACGGCTCCAAAACATGGATTTCGAATGCAAATTGCGCCGATCTGCTTGTTTGTTATGCCTACACGGATCGTTCAAAAAAGAGTAAAGGCCTTTCCTGTTTCCTGATAGAGCCAAAAAACTTTGCCGGAATAACAACTTCATCCCTTGGAAAGCTAGGAGTCCATTCATCACCAACGGGTGAAATATTTTTTAATAATGCAAAGGTGCCTAAAGAGAATATACTTGGGCAGCCGGGAGACGGGGCAAAAATTGTATTCAGTTCTCTTAACCAGACCAGGATTTCTGCCGCCGCAGGTTCTATCGGCGCGGCCCGGGGCTGCTATGAACTGGCCGTAAAATACTGTAAGGAGCGCAAACAGTTCGGCCGGGAAATCGGCAAATTCCAGATGACCCAGGATCTCATTGCCCAAATGTCGGCTGAAATAGAAGCCGCCCGACTTCTGGTTTACATGGCGGCTGATCGAAAAGATAAGGGCCACCTTAATAATGGCCTGGATGTGGCCCAGGCAAAATATCTGGCGGCAGAGGTTGCTCTCAAATGTTCCCATACCGCGATGAAGATCATGGGCGCTTATGGCTATTCAACCGAATACCCACTGGCCCGTTTTTACCGGGATATTCCCAGTCTCTTCATTGTCGAAGGTTCTGCCAATATATGTAAACAGATTATAGCCATGGATCAATTGGGATACCGTAAGGCCAATAGATAA
- a CDS encoding Zn-ribbon domain-containing OB-fold protein, protein MVSTDITTIPLRKGFWTNMRDGNEQTRLIGSRCSSCGEIFFPKKEKNWCVHCNRPTLEETTLSNKGKIATYSVVMQQPGGGFYKGPVPYAYGCVDVEDGIRIETLLSADNFDQLEVDMDVELVIEKFYNDDDGNEVVTFKFKPV, encoded by the coding sequence ATGGTTTCAACAGATATAACGACTATTCCTCTCAGGAAAGGCTTCTGGACAAACATGCGGGATGGTAATGAGCAGACAAGATTAATAGGCAGCAGATGTTCTTCCTGCGGAGAAATTTTTTTTCCAAAAAAAGAGAAAAACTGGTGTGTGCACTGTAACAGGCCTACACTCGAAGAGACGACTTTAAGCAATAAGGGGAAGATTGCCACCTACAGTGTTGTAATGCAGCAACCGGGCGGTGGTTTTTATAAAGGCCCGGTTCCTTACGCTTATGGCTGCGTTGATGTGGAAGACGGGATAAGGATTGAAACCCTATTATCCGCCGATAATTTTGATCAACTTGAAGTAGATATGGATGTTGAGCTGGTAATTGAAAAATTTTATAATGATGACGACGGCAATGAGGTTGTGACATTCAAATTTAAACCTGTTTAA
- a CDS encoding thiolase family protein — protein sequence MKKMNEMREVFVAGIGLVPWGVYENKEHYDFGSDAVFNALKDAEMEWKDIQAAFIGSVYQGTGSGHQVIKEVGQTGIPIVNIENACSSGSSAFRLAYQMIAAEIYDIVIAVGMEKMPKGPIKSTAFRPWELASGFNVQMANYANEAVEYMHETGASVEDFARVTVKNRKNGALNPNARFRKPVTLEEVMESRMVSTPLRLFHCCPLADGAAAAVLCSKNKLKSIKRSIIVAASTLTSGVYGEGIMMCGTVNSLKFPAKSGIVKLSADQAYEIAGYGPEDMDVVQAYDTMAPAELWDIEKLGFCRNGEAPGLLKEGAFDIDGNIPVNTDGGLMSRGHPLGATGLGQICEIINQLRGEAGKRQVNNPRIGLAHSMGAGPNSSVTILKKK from the coding sequence ATGAAAAAAATGAATGAGATGCGGGAAGTTTTTGTCGCCGGTATAGGCCTTGTGCCATGGGGAGTTTACGAAAATAAAGAACATTACGATTTCGGAAGCGACGCCGTGTTCAACGCCCTGAAAGATGCTGAAATGGAATGGAAGGACATCCAGGCTGCTTTCATCGGAAGTGTTTACCAGGGAACCGGATCCGGCCATCAGGTAATTAAAGAGGTGGGTCAAACAGGGATACCGATAGTAAATATCGAAAACGCATGTTCCAGCGGCAGTTCGGCCTTCAGGCTTGCCTACCAGATGATTGCGGCGGAAATTTATGATATTGTCATTGCTGTGGGTATGGAAAAGATGCCTAAAGGGCCTATTAAGAGCACTGCCTTTCGTCCATGGGAGCTTGCTTCCGGATTTAACGTGCAGATGGCTAATTATGCCAATGAGGCGGTTGAATATATGCATGAAACCGGTGCCTCGGTCGAAGACTTTGCGCGTGTAACTGTAAAAAACCGTAAAAACGGGGCGCTGAACCCGAATGCAAGATTCCGGAAACCGGTTACACTGGAAGAAGTAATGGAATCGAGAATGGTGTCAACCCCGTTAAGGCTTTTCCACTGCTGTCCCCTTGCAGACGGCGCTGCAGCAGCTGTTCTTTGCAGCAAAAACAAATTAAAATCAATAAAAAGAAGCATAATTGTAGCTGCCTCTACCCTGACCTCAGGTGTTTATGGAGAAGGTATAATGATGTGCGGCACAGTTAACAGCTTAAAATTTCCGGCTAAAAGTGGTATAGTAAAGCTGTCGGCGGATCAGGCTTATGAAATCGCCGGTTACGGCCCCGAAGATATGGATGTTGTTCAGGCCTATGATACAATGGCTCCGGCTGAACTGTGGGATATTGAAAAGCTCGGATTCTGCCGGAACGGCGAAGCTCCCGGACTTTTAAAAGAAGGCGCTTTTGATATAGACGGGAATATACCTGTAAACACAGATGGCGGACTAATGTCCCGCGGCCATCCCCTGGGCGCAACCGGGCTTGGACAGATTTGTGAAATCATAAACCAGTTGCGCGGCGAAGCAGGTAAAAGGCAGGTAAATAATCCCAGGATCGGACTCGCACATTCCATGGGAGCAGGACCCAACAGTTCGGTCACTATTTTAAAAAAAAAATAA
- a CDS encoding flavodoxin family protein encodes MKVLAVNGSHRPGHNTAAMLNMVLDEVKAEGFETELIELYEHEIKLCKSCNKCLVKPECSIKDDDMPMIIDKLLAADAIILGSPVYFGNVSGIMKIFIDRSRSMHMCKNALDGKIGAALTHAGLRNGGQEMTQMILERFLQCHGLHVVEARDPETGIFNGGPLGTMFDSMAGENIKWKKDVSEDTLTAKTCSSLGKNIVRLLKQK; translated from the coding sequence ATGAAAGTTCTAGCTGTAAACGGGAGTCACAGGCCGGGCCATAACACAGCCGCAATGCTGAATATGGTGCTTGATGAGGTTAAGGCGGAAGGCTTTGAAACAGAGCTGATTGAGCTTTACGAACATGAAATCAAACTTTGTAAATCATGCAATAAATGCCTCGTGAAGCCGGAATGCTCAATCAAGGATGACGATATGCCCATGATAATAGATAAGCTGCTTGCGGCGGATGCGATCATTCTTGGCTCTCCCGTCTATTTCGGCAATGTAAGCGGCATTATGAAAATATTTATCGACCGCTCACGATCCATGCATATGTGCAAAAATGCCCTTGACGGTAAAATAGGAGCAGCGTTGACCCATGCGGGCCTGCGAAACGGGGGGCAGGAAATGACACAAATGATCCTTGAGAGATTTCTCCAGTGCCACGGTCTGCATGTTGTTGAAGCCCGGGATCCGGAAACAGGGATTTTCAACGGCGGCCCCCTTGGAACAATGTTCGACTCCATGGCCGGCGAAAATATAAAATGGAAAAAGGATGTATCAGAGGATACTCTAACAGCAAAAACATGCAGCTCTTTGGGTAAAAATATAGTGCGATTACTGAAACAAAAATAA
- a CDS encoding sodium ion-translocating decarboxylase subunit beta, whose product MSDLLIKFLSNTGYALVTYRNLIMIFIGLFFIYLAIAKKCEPLLLVPIGFGILLGNIPVFKGFGLGLYEDGSVLHFLYFGVTTGMYPSLVFLGLGAMTDFSSLLARPVLMLLGAAAQIGIFFTLLGALFFGFDPKEAASIAIIGGADGPTSIFLTARLAPHLIGSVAIAAYSYMALIPVIQPPIMKLLTTHKERLISMGVLREISQKEKIIFPIVAFLLCCFIAPAALPLLGMLFFGNLLKECTVTERLANTARNAIIDIATILLGVIVGASTQGDRFLTQQSLGIFLLGAIAFSIATASGIIFAKIMNLFMKQKINPLLGAAGVSAVPGSAREAHLLALKEDHTNFLLMHAIACNSSGVIGSAIAAGVLWSFFN is encoded by the coding sequence ATGTCGGATCTACTAATAAAGTTTTTGTCCAACACAGGCTATGCGCTGGTAACTTATCGCAACCTTATAATGATTTTTATCGGGTTGTTCTTCATATACCTTGCCATAGCAAAAAAATGTGAGCCGCTTCTCCTGGTGCCGATAGGATTCGGTATATTATTAGGCAATATACCGGTATTCAAAGGATTTGGACTGGGTCTGTATGAGGATGGCTCGGTATTGCATTTTCTTTATTTCGGGGTCACAACCGGCATGTATCCATCACTGGTTTTTCTGGGCCTGGGAGCCATGACCGATTTTTCCTCATTGCTGGCCAGACCTGTATTAATGCTTCTGGGAGCTGCCGCCCAAATAGGAATTTTTTTTACTCTTCTTGGAGCTCTTTTTTTTGGCTTTGATCCTAAAGAAGCTGCCTCCATAGCGATTATCGGGGGCGCTGACGGGCCGACATCAATTTTTCTTACCGCCAGATTAGCGCCGCACCTCATAGGTTCGGTTGCCATAGCGGCCTATTCCTACATGGCTCTGATACCGGTTATTCAGCCGCCGATTATGAAACTTCTTACCACCCACAAAGAGAGACTTATAAGTATGGGGGTGCTGCGTGAAATTTCACAAAAAGAAAAAATAATTTTTCCGATAGTCGCTTTTCTGCTCTGCTGTTTTATTGCTCCGGCGGCCTTACCGCTTCTGGGTATGCTCTTTTTCGGCAATCTTTTAAAGGAGTGTACTGTAACCGAACGTCTGGCCAACACCGCCCGCAATGCAATTATAGATATAGCGACCATATTGCTGGGGGTAATCGTAGGCGCAAGCACCCAGGGTGACAGATTCCTAACACAACAGTCCCTTGGGATATTTCTATTGGGAGCGATTGCATTCAGCATTGCAACCGCATCGGGCATTATATTCGCCAAAATAATGAACCTGTTTATGAAACAAAAGATAAATCCACTTTTGGGGGCCGCAGGGGTTTCAGCAGTGCCTGGTTCCGCCCGCGAGGCCCATTTATTGGCTCTTAAGGAAGACCACACGAATTTCCTGCTGATGCATGCCATTGCATGCAACTCTTCGGGAGTTATCGGCTCTGCCATCGCGGCGGGAGTTTTATGGAGTTTTTTTAATTAA
- a CDS encoding PaaI family thioesterase: MEKKIYDYLYQKAEAIPVWKYLGARLSKLSKGAARVELPHNTKLGNSMQALQGGITTAIADAAGGWALLTLAKPGIKISTVELKISFLLPIREDVVAEGKVERLGSAIGTSSIKVKFMDGRTAAVGIGTYYLKD; this comes from the coding sequence ATGGAAAAAAAAATTTACGATTATTTGTATCAAAAAGCAGAAGCTATCCCGGTATGGAAATACCTGGGAGCTCGTTTGTCAAAATTATCAAAAGGCGCTGCCCGGGTTGAGCTGCCGCATAATACCAAACTGGGCAATTCCATGCAGGCTCTCCAGGGAGGCATAACAACGGCTATAGCCGACGCCGCAGGCGGGTGGGCCTTGCTTACTCTTGCTAAACCAGGCATCAAGATATCGACGGTTGAGTTAAAAATCAGCTTTCTGCTGCCGATTCGTGAAGATGTGGTTGCAGAAGGAAAAGTAGAACGTTTGGGATCTGCAATAGGGACATCGAGCATTAAGGTTAAATTCATGGACGGCAGAACAGCCGCAGTCGGCATCGGCACCTATTATTTGAAAGATTGA
- a CDS encoding MaoC/PaaZ C-terminal domain-containing protein — MDQKYFEDLQLGDQDQTVGRTITEADIVNFAGLSGDFNPIHMDQAFAEKTFFKKRIAHGILVFSVASGLFTQSEMNTFMKKSVIALMEIKWKFLKPVFIGDTIHLEVEIIEKKETSKPDRGIVILKRTVVNQKGDAVQEGDIIMMIRRRPI, encoded by the coding sequence ATGGATCAAAAATACTTTGAAGACCTGCAGTTAGGCGATCAGGATCAGACCGTGGGAAGAACCATAACAGAGGCGGATATAGTAAATTTTGCGGGATTGTCCGGTGATTTTAATCCTATTCATATGGATCAGGCCTTTGCAGAGAAAACTTTTTTTAAAAAAAGGATAGCACACGGGATCCTGGTTTTTTCCGTTGCGTCCGGGCTATTTACCCAAAGCGAAATGAACACTTTTATGAAAAAAAGCGTTATCGCATTAATGGAGATTAAATGGAAATTCCTGAAACCGGTTTTTATAGGAGACACTATTCATCTTGAAGTAGAAATCATCGAAAAAAAGGAAACAAGCAAGCCCGATCGGGGGATTGTTATATTAAAAAGAACTGTTGTAAATCAAAAAGGCGATGCCGTTCAGGAAGGTGATATTATCATGATGATCAGGCGCAGGCCTATATAA
- the fabG gene encoding 3-oxoacyl-ACP reductase FabG, with the protein MDLTGRVAVVTGAGSGLGRAISYRLAENGAKVVVNDVVEEQGNLTVENIKSKNGEAVFSQTDISKWDGAKDLIKKAKETFGKIDILVNNAGITRDMLLRDMEEDDWDKVLDINLKGAFNCCKFATPYMVEQKYGKIVNLSSRAHLGNPGQANYSASKAGIIGLTRSLSLEFGRYNINVNAVAPGMVNTEGIKALKKYDMIVERALKVTPLKRIGEPEDVANLVHFLVSDYSSYITGEIIHITGGRY; encoded by the coding sequence ATGGATTTAACAGGAAGAGTCGCAGTTGTAACCGGTGCCGGAAGCGGGCTGGGGAGAGCTATATCTTACAGGCTGGCGGAAAACGGCGCTAAAGTTGTAGTAAATGACGTTGTTGAAGAGCAGGGCAATCTTACCGTAGAGAATATAAAATCAAAAAATGGTGAAGCGGTTTTTTCACAAACGGATATTTCCAAATGGGACGGGGCCAAAGATTTAATCAAAAAGGCCAAAGAGACCTTCGGCAAAATTGATATCCTGGTTAATAATGCCGGCATAACCCGCGATATGCTGCTAAGGGATATGGAGGAAGATGACTGGGACAAGGTCCTTGATATAAATCTTAAAGGAGCCTTTAATTGCTGCAAGTTCGCCACTCCGTATATGGTGGAACAGAAATACGGCAAAATAGTAAATCTTTCTTCCAGGGCGCATCTGGGCAACCCTGGTCAGGCCAATTATTCTGCTTCCAAGGCCGGCATAATCGGACTTACCCGTTCATTGTCCCTTGAATTCGGCCGCTATAATATTAATGTCAATGCTGTTGCTCCGGGCATGGTTAATACGGAAGGCATCAAAGCCCTTAAAAAATATGATATGATAGTCGAAAGAGCTTTAAAGGTTACACCCTTAAAAAGAATAGGAGAACCCGAAGATGTGGCCAACCTGGTTCACTTTCTGGTCAGTGATTATTCAAGCTATATAACCGGTGAAATTATTCACATAACAGGCGGAAGATACTAG